GAGAAGCAGACAGCCTGGTCATTGCAGCTGTCAAGCACTCTTAGAGGCCTGTTCACGAACGGATGCGCCGCTAGCCCTCCACCAGACATCACCTCCCCACCTTATTAAGCGCTCAACAGCAGCTGTCGGTGTATCTAACGCAGGGCGGATATCAAGGTGAAAGACAGGCAGTCCGTGAGGATCTGGATCCCCAGAGTAGTAATCGATCACGTATCGAACTTCCTTCGGACCCGAAGGTGTCTGGCGGATGACATACCAATCGTGGCGGTCAAATGGAGGGCTTGTCCTGTTAAAACTAGAGTCAGCTATCTGTTTGGTGTAAATACCACGAGGAAAGTCTAACTCAAACTTGCTTGGATACGCCCAGCTCAGTGCCTGGTATATTTGTGCCTTGGGTGACCACTCTTGCGGCCGGCCCTGGAACCGGAGTAGACGAGGCTCGGAGGTCAAATCAAATTTACCATTCTCGTCAGCATAAGTCAAGTCCATGCTCAGGTTTTCCTCGCCGCGGCGGCAGTGTTCCCATCCAGACTTGAGACCCTTGGCGAACACGCGCTCCCATCCCACAATCTCATCCCAGGCGCCTTCGTTCAGGAAGTTGTGCACTGCAACCATTGACTCCACTGCATCCTGGGGTGTGTCTGTGTGTCCTTTGCGCAACATGGCGTTGTACATTTGTTGCGGAGACGGATACTCCCAGTTGCCTTCACCATCGCCTCTTGGGATTGAAGAGCCTTCGCGTTCAACAGGAAGGTCGACTGTTTGATTAGCTGCGCGCTCTTGGGAGATAGACGAGAACATGTAGTTCAAAGGATTAAGTTTTGAGAGGGTCGAGGGCTGCGCTACGGTGTCGGTGAGTGGCTGCGGGGTTTGCGCCGGTGTTGATTTCGGG
The nucleotide sequence above comes from Penicillium digitatum chromosome 1, complete sequence. Encoded proteins:
- a CDS encoding Cytochrome c/c1 heme-lyase — its product is MGWFWADTPQASVASIRQASSNASPPPGCPMHESGSKPSPLPAPAAEFPSSCPMKSKDSPFYSAPKSTPAQTPQPLTDTVAQPSTLSKLNPLNYMFSSISQERAANQTVDLPVEREGSSIPRGDGEGNWEYPSPQQMYNAMLRKGHTDTPQDAVESMVAVHNFLNEGAWDEIVGWERVFAKGLKSGWEHCRRGEENLSMDLTYADENGKFDLTSEPRLLRFQGRPQEWSPKAQIYQALSWAYPSKFETSPPFDRHDWYVIRQTPSGPKEVRYVIDYYSGDPDPHGLPVFHLDIRPALDTPTAAVERLIRWGGDVWWRASGASVREQASKSA